A region of the Candidatus Uhrbacteria bacterium genome:
TCGGTACCGAGCCTCCCGGAGAAATCGAAACAACCTGGAATGCCGAGGAACCGCCGCCGCCTGGCAAGACACCGCCGCCACCAGGTCCACCGCCGCCTCCTCCCCCACCACCACCGCCCGTTGCACTCAAAAGTGAATTGATAACGAAGCTTGCAATTGCCCAAGATGACAAAATCAGAACAACGCCGATGATGGCGTTACGAATCATGAGTTTGGCGCGCTCGACTTGCTCTGCATTACCGCCGCTCGTCATCCACAAAAAGCCTGCATACAAGATGAGGCAGAGCATGATGATCGCCAGCAAGCCAAGTGTCACGTTGATGATGCGTGCTGCGATGACACGCGGATCTGTTGCACTCAAACCAATGGTACCGCCGACCTCAGCCAAACCGGCGTCGACTTGGGCATGGACGACGGTTGGAACAAACGCCATCGACCCAGTCATGAGTGACAGGGTCGTCAGGAAGGCGAGGGCCAAGGAGCGGAGCTTGATCATGGTGTTGGGGTGAGGTCGGAACAGACGCCGCTTTGCGAGACGCCGTCACAGCAATTTGGTTCGCTTGAGTCGGCGGTGCAGCGGTCGGAAGCGGCTGGATTGAAGCAGTTCTGGTAAACGTTCTGGACGCCGGAGTGAACGATTGGCTGATAGGTCGGCTGAACGGCACCGGGAGCAGTGGAGGAAGCTGGCGAGTAGAGACGGTGGTCAATCGTGAGACGGCCTTTGGTGGCGATGTCGCCGACCCCTGCTAGCGCACCCGTTTCAGTCAGAGGATCTTGCGAAAGCGACCACCACCAGGTGTCGGCCATGCTTGAAGGTTCGTTGGTTTGAATCTCGACCGTGTCCGAGTTGACCGTGGATGATTGAAGGACGGAATCAAAGTCAGCTGTTGGATTGCGATCGAGCGGAAGATTGCTTGAATCGATGAGATCACCGGCAATTGGGTCTGTGGATTCAATACGGGGGGCGGAAAGATTTGGCGCGCCACGTGTACCAAAGGACCAGCCGTAGTTGTCGTTACCCGGGGTTGAGTCGGCGTCGGAGCCTTGGGCGTCGCCGTCGCCATTACCATCGAGCGCGTTTCCAACCATGTCGGTGATACCGTCGTAACCGGAGCCTGAGAGGAAGGCTTGCGGGGGCGTGTCGGACAATGTTGGCGCTCTCGCGATCACGGCGATCGAGGCGTCCGTTGGCAAACAATAAACCGTACTGCCGCAGGAGTTGGTTCCACAAGCGAGATCGGTTGTAAATTCTACGGTGCGGTAGCCATTGCTAATCCGGAATTCACCGGAAGGGCGCACCTCTGGACCGGATGCAGGAGTCGCGTTGACCTCGATATTGGTAAAGCCTGCGGTACCGTTCCATACACCGGCAGCGGCGGTTGGATCGACAGGTTCATTGAAATTGATTTGAACGACGATGTTTGGCGCAAATGTACCGCCATCGGAAGGAATAACAGCCGTGATACGCGGCGGAGTGTTATCGACAACGGTTGAGACCTGGAATTGCCAACGATAGCCGCCGGAGAAGGCACCGCCAAAAGCCTGCGTACCGTCAGCAAGAACGATGCCGGAGCTTCCGCCGAGCAACTCGACGGTGTAGTCGGTGTTGCTGGTTGGGTTGCCCAGCAACTCAACAGGACGAATGACAAACGTTTTGCGGTCTGGGGTAAAACGGACGCTTGCCTGAGCCGAGGTCAGAGCCGTGCTGCGATCACTCGTGGGATAGATCTTGATCGCGTCGTCGTTTAGGCCGTTGATTGTGCCGGAAGTCGCCTCGGTCCAGTCCTTGATGAAGGAGTCGACGCGAATCGGTTCCTTAAAAGTGACAACGATCGGCGTGTTACGCGGAACGCCGGTTGCATCGCGCTGTGGAAGATGTGTCTCGATGATGCCGCTACCAAGAGAACCAGCAGAACCCGGAAAGCCAAAGCCACCGCCGCCAAACGGACCGGTACCTGTACCGCCGAAACCGGTAACACCAGCGAGCTGAGCAAGAATAAAGTTTACGATTGCGAAGGAGGACGCAATAATGATCAACCCGATGATCGCATTACGGATGTAAGATTTTGCTTGTTCAATTTTTGCCGAATCGCCGCCAGACGTCATCCAAAGGTAACCTGCGTAGAGCAAGAGACCGAGGAGAATGATGCCGACAAAGCCGAGCGCGACATTAATGATGCGGCCGATGATGGTAAAAAGATCTGCTCCCCCACCGATACCGGCCTGGGTTCCGATGACTTCAAGATTCTCTTGCGAGGTTTGTGCAAAAACCGGAAGAACGAATGACAAGCCAAGCAGGGCGACAAACGTAAAAACCGCCATCGACAAAAGCGGTCGCACGGCAGTTAACCGTTGTTTCAAAGTCCTTACACGGGATCCGTTCTCAAGCATGGGAAAAGAATCGATCCAACATCATCATCTTACCCTGATAATTGACGCTGGACAATGGCACGCACTTCATTGCCGTCGGCACGACCTGCAACAGCCTTCATGGCAGCGCCCATTGCCTTGCCCATATCGGTTGCACCAGATGATTTCACTGCCTCGCTGACGATTTTCTCCAACTCTTCCGCCGGCAATGACGGAGGTAGGTACTGGGCGATGAGATCAATCTCTTTCTGCTGACGTTCAAGCAAGTCTTGGCGGCCGGCAGCCTGAAAATCCGTGAGCGCGTCTTGATATTGCTTGATCATCGTTTTTAAAACAGCGTGCGTATCCTCATCCTTGAGATCGCGACCTAATTCAATCTGCTTGTTTTTTAGCGCCGATCGCACAAGCCGCATAACCGAGAGGGCGAGCTCATCCTTGGATTTCATCGCGGTCTTGAAGTCCGTTTCCACGCGTTCGAGAACAGTCATAGATGTGGCCTATCATAGCAGAAAAACAAAACACTCCGCCATAGGCGGAGTGTTTTGAATTTTAGCGGCGGCCGTACTTGCGCTTAGGCTCTTCCTTCAACTGTCCGGTCTTGGAGAGATATTCGTATTTCTCGCCCATTGTGACGCGGCGGAGAGCGCTATCGCGACGCTGGTTCTTGTTCTTGCCAC
Encoded here:
- a CDS encoding Ig-like domain-containing protein, producing the protein MKQRLTAVRPLLSMAVFTFVALLGLSFVLPVFAQTSQENLEVIGTQAGIGGGADLFTIIGRIINVALGFVGIILLGLLLYAGYLWMTSGGDSAKIEQAKSYIRNAIIGLIIIASSFAIVNFILAQLAGVTGFGGTGTGPFGGGGFGFPGSAGSLGSGIIETHLPQRDATGVPRNTPIVVTFKEPIRVDSFIKDWTEATSGTINGLNDDAIKIYPTSDRSTALTSAQASVRFTPDRKTFVIRPVELLGNPTSNTDYTVELLGGSSGIVLADGTQAFGGAFSGGYRWQFQVSTVVDNTPPRITAVIPSDGGTFAPNIVVQINFNEPVDPTAAAGVWNGTAGFTNIEVNATPASGPEVRPSGEFRISNGYRTVEFTTDLACGTNSCGSTVYCLPTDASIAVIARAPTLSDTPPQAFLSGSGYDGITDMVGNALDGNGDGDAQGSDADSTPGNDNYGWSFGTRGAPNLSAPRIESTDPIAGDLIDSSNLPLDRNPTADFDSVLQSSTVNSDTVEIQTNEPSSMADTWWWSLSQDPLTETGALAGVGDIATKGRLTIDHRLYSPASSTAPGAVQPTYQPIVHSGVQNVYQNCFNPAASDRCTADSSEPNCCDGVSQSGVCSDLTPTP
- a CDS encoding GatB/YqeY domain-containing protein gives rise to the protein MTVLERVETDFKTAMKSKDELALSVMRLVRSALKNKQIELGRDLKDEDTHAVLKTMIKQYQDALTDFQAAGRQDLLERQQKEIDLIAQYLPPSLPAEELEKIVSEAVKSSGATDMGKAMGAAMKAVAGRADGNEVRAIVQRQLSG
- a CDS encoding 30S ribosomal protein S21, with translation MVEVKRKKNETFDALLRRFQRRFQSSGKQIESKKRRFHDGGKNKNQRRDSALRRVTMGEKYEYLSKTGQLKEEPKRKYGRR